The genome window TAGTCTTACATTACTTGAGATAACTGGCAGATGCGGACAAATATTGATAGAAAAATACTAATCAAAAGCAATTGCAACTAAAAGAAACATATCGATACCTCTAGCTGGTGGTATTAAATACAAACCTTCAGAAGACATTCTTCCATTCTGGTCAAGATGGTGCATCATGAGAGGATATGCAGCCATGTTTTGTGGCAGCGCTGAAGGCATATTCACCTTCAAAGATGATTCCACAAGCTTACCCTGAAGAAGTATGAGCTTTAAAATACCAGTTGTTTAATCATATTACATCCTAAAGACATTAGTCTATTTAGGAAATTAGAGAAGGAATCCCAGTTATGACATTCAACTAAGCAAATTGAGATACAAAGAATTTACttaatgttgaatttttagtCATAACTAACAGCTTTGTTCATTATTTGACTTCAAGGAAAGAAAGCAATTGAGGGAAACTGTAGTTCTTTTacaataaaaagtataaagCTTCACATCCAAAGGTGTGAGTGAATCAATGTGCTCGATGAACTAGTGAACAAGCTTGAACAGCGATGGGTTTCTCAGAATGAAGCCTCACAAACTAGGACTGCATCACTGATCAAAGTTAAGACAATATTCTTAGGGCCCAGGGAGCAGTACAGACAGAACATTCTATGGACAAAGAGATTCTCATAGTTGATACCAATGAAAACCCATTTTATACAAAGTTCACAATCAAATGGAGCATCCAATTCTAAGTGCTTCTTCTCAagaaatttaactaacatgattGAAATCATTTAGGGGGAAAACGAACTAAGAAATCAATATTAAGTGTTGTGTGAAGTTACATAATTCATCAGCATACCTTCCTACTGTTCACCTTTTTTCCCGCATTAAGTTCTTCAGGTTTCCTTCGCTTTCTCTGCCAATTTGCAAATATAACTTTATCTCTTAAAGCAGATGAATCTACAGATGATTTTAAATACACAAATATGATGGCTAagaattaaaaagaacaaaagcacATTAACAGATCAGTTGAGTCACACTTGCTGCAGTCAATGCCAAAACTAATATTGAACATGTACACCAGTATATCAAAACTAATAATTTGCAGGCCAATTTTTCATACACAGTAAATCACGtgatacaagaaaataaaaaatagaacaaataaTGGAAGAAATGCATCATTAAAGAAGCAAGGAGCTTACTTGCATCCACCTACACCTCAACGCAACATCACGTACAGTTTTATCAGGCAAGGTAGCTGCAATCTTTATGTACTTCATAATACTTGGTTCATCTTTATACCTATATACACATACATTAAAGTAAAAGCCAGCACTTAATCTCATCTCAAAAAGAAGACATACCTAATAAATACCTCCTTAAAAACAGTTATACCATAAAACGTATCAGCAAAAACACACATTAGAGAATCTATTACTTACTATTAACTACGTTCACCTGGACTAGGTTTCCTACATTAGTAGCACAAATTAGAAAACTTGCATATACagtaagaaaagaaataattattacatactTTTCAAGGCTGTCCTCCAATATATACTGTTCGTCAATAGACCACTCGACAGCAAACCCTGCCTCATGCTTCTGCCCTGAAATTGAATCAAGAAGCAGGGAAGATCCAGAAGAATTTCCAGGTTGGATTAAGGCAGGGGAGCTTGTGATAACACTGGAATTGCCAGGCAAGATCGTCGGCAGTGATGCATAGTAACCACTCATCGGAATCATCTCTGAACTACTATCAATACCAGCTGGTTGGAAAGATATACCGTGCCGATTCAAGATAGAACCTAAACCATCTTCATGATGATAAAACCCAGTGTTCGATtctgttttcattttttgttctttctttctcagCCGATTTCACTCAAAATCCACTTTACCCATAAACTCAGAcgaaattcaaatataaaaaaacttccTTACTTCCACCTCATTATCTCATGCTCgcatatcaaaaaaaaaaaatgtattcaTTTCAGCTGCTCAAAAACTTACAGGAGAACAATACCAAAAACAGTAACAAAAATGTCATATAATCCTTAGCTTTGCTTACTATCTCCATTTCCTTCAAAAGAGAACAGATTAACTTGGACCGCCTTCCATGGCTCCACCCAATGGGAGGCAAAGCTTTGCAAAGCAAAGAAGGGAATTAAAAGGGAAACCGAAAGAAGTTGGGGTTTTTCTGGTGTTGAtaaagtaaatttaatttttatttgaagtaTATTATTAAACTCATAAATTGATATTTGCTGATATTGGAATTGAACAACAGTGCGAATCCCCCTAAGCATTTGATGCCAATTATTGTGGACTCTCCACTACTGATCATGGTTCTAGTTACCAGGCCCGACCCGAAGGCCTGGCCGAAATATTAGaaggtttgaataaaaatataaacttgaaaaatgagtttggataaaaatataaggcccttttaaaaaatgggctaaGCCTTGGGTAAGACATTTTTGACCCAGAACCAAGCCCAgcccgaattcactaaaggacaaaaataatcttctctttttttctaatgttattttcttgttgttttcttcttattttactactattttactattatattgctactatttttttgttattgtttggatattgtataaaaattattttattgttaattttgttattattttaaaggcatttgttaattttgttattattttagaggcatttgtttgttaagttgtatttatcttagtgttatttaagtttacatattttttaaatttattttcaatttgttggcaaatatttattttgatgtttttagtatttttgatgtattatatatatttaaaaattatataaaaattaatacgggaAGGCCAGGtcaggcttgggcaaaattttaggcccattagTTGAGCCCGGCCTGACCCATGAGCATCTCTACTTTccactcctttttttttttaatttttaagtagataaattaccaaaacagtcaattttatttatctcaagttacattttaatcaattatatttgaaatattatattttagtcacttatgttaacacgtgttataacattttagttactaaGCCGTTAACGGTATAACggtaagctgatgtggcacgGTTGAAAGTCGAGAACATCTAGGATCCGTCTCGCACAAagcaaaagtactttttgagaaaattttattgctataaatatcacaaaccgactcgattttcaaaattttaattctccaTTGTGTAGAAAACCGTTTTCAAATCgagatttttccaacaattggtatcataGCGAAGTTGTGTtatgtttatagtataaatCAATACTGGAATTTCTTTCttcatatttgattaatttttgataagatgtggcatttttataaatattagtatgTTTTGGGTTATGTTTGTAAATGAatgtattttatcatttatatgataaaataattatgtcaAAGTTGTGATTCCTAGAAATTAAAGTggttgtaattattattttaatattttttcaagatatgtaattagattgtggactatcatctccacgtagaaattattttatttatttttagaataattcaTGTGAGCCGGAAATAGAAATAAGTATTATGTAAACGAATTTTTCAACAAATCTTTAGgaaccaaaacacatataagATTAATTGAGACAACACAATCCCTAACCAACTAGCAAAAGACCAATGGTGATTCAGCGGTGGAGGCTACTGTTGGTTTGCCAGTGGTGGCTGGCAGTGGTCCAAcgtgttggatctagtgccctaagtgtaatatattcatttgtaaacttgtaattattttttgaacagattggttaataaaataattcatggattacattaacATTCTTTTGAAAGAACATAGTGATAGCATTATCATAAGCTTCATACATAGACAAGATGTTGGAACGTTATGAAATGATCGACTCAAAAAAGGGAATTCGACCTTCTGTATCaatatttcatctttatttGGAGGACTGTCTTAAGACAacagaaaaaagagaaaacataaTAAAGGTTCCTTATGCTTTTGCAATAGTGTAACAgtccgattttgaccctaatcggaacagtagtttctggaccacaaatccgagtctgaaaagaattttttagtattattttctgtgtctgtgatatttgaatttgattgtgtgaaattttcgtaaaTTAATTTGAccatttgtgtgtttaatttgataaaaggacttaatcgcgaaaaatgcaaaagtggctaGGTAATTGTTAAAGTACTTTATTGCTATGGTTTTTCTAATGTGGGGTCCTTATGTTGAtattatactaaataaattatgagtGGACTATTATAGACAAATGTTAgtggattttaaatgaataaataaatgttaaaatagaaaaaataggtatttatatgtattaaataaaataaaacatgaaagtGGCCATGCATTTGGCTTTGTTTTGccgaaaattgaagaaaaaagaacaccTTTGGTGTTTTAAACATTCGGCAGTTTGGAAGCTAAAATTTATCAAGAATTAAAAAAGtcgaatttggatcggggaaagacaAAAGTAGTCGAATAGCCGAATTAACAGTCGACGACATCTAAGGTAAGTCAATAAGcgtttaaatgttaaattaactacgaatgtatatatataaatatttgttatgCATGAAAATGAATTAATCTATAGCTGAATGTATATGTAATTGTTATGCAGAGAAATGAATTAAACTATGgccgaatgtatatatatttgttatgcattgaaataaattatttgaaattacaTAGGTTATGgcgaatgtgtatatatatatatatttgttatacattgaaatgaattaatctaTAGCTGAATGTATATGTAATTGTTATGCagagaaataaattaaactatggcgaatgtatatatatatttgttatacattgaaatgaattaatctaTAGCTGAAtgtatatgtaattattatgcagagaaataaattaaactatggcgaatgtgtatatatatatatttgttatacattgaaatgaattaatctaTAGCTGAATGTATATGTAATTGTTATGCGAGAAATGAATTAAACTATGGtcgaatgtatatatatatatatatatttgttgtgtattgaaataaattatttgaagttACATAAGCTATGGCCGAATGTAATATAGTGAATTGTTTATATTCCGAGAACGATTTATTTAGATGTGAATTAGGTGAAGAACCATTTTTGTAAG of Gossypium raimondii isolate GPD5lz chromosome 3, ASM2569854v1, whole genome shotgun sequence contains these proteins:
- the LOC105794307 gene encoding uncharacterized protein LOC105794307 isoform X1 produces the protein MKTESNTGFYHHEDGLGSILNRHGISFQPAGIDSSSEMIPMSGYYASLPTILPGNSSVITSSPALIQPGNSSGSSLLLDSISGQKHEAGFAVEWSIDEQYILEDSLEKYKDEPSIMKYIKIAATLPDKTVRDVALRCRWMQRKRRKPEELNAGKKVNSRKGKLVESSLKVNMPSALPQNMAAYPLMMHHLDQNGRMSSEGLYLIPPARGISGTVIHLLKQNSQAFSQITSNLSAFKLQDNIDLFCHTRNNITAILNDMRDMPGLMSRMPPLPVSINDDLAISILPGATQETSCPTRQ
- the LOC105794307 gene encoding uncharacterized protein LOC105794307 isoform X2 — protein: MKTESNTGFYHHEDGLGSILNRHGISFQPAGIDSSSEMIPMSGYYASLPTILPGNSSVITSSPALIQPGNSSGSSLLLDSISGQKHEAGFAVEWSIDEQYILEDSLEKYKDEPSIMKYIKIAATLPDKTVRDVALRCRWMQRKRRKPEELNAGKKVNSRKGKLVESSLKVNMPSALPQNMAAYPLMMHHLDQNGRMSSEGISGTVIHLLKQNSQAFSQITSNLSAFKLQDNIDLFCHTRNNITAILNDMRDMPGLMSRMPPLPVSINDDLAISILPGATQETSCPTRQ